In one Oreochromis aureus strain Israel breed Guangdong linkage group 2, ZZ_aureus, whole genome shotgun sequence genomic region, the following are encoded:
- the slc26a2 gene encoding sulfate transporter, with protein MLHGEDSCAAVEDGGEEDQHRPLILERIEKETGRTWRTVLSQRLRKHCSCTPEKAKSRILSFFPVLQWLPRYKLRDWILGDAMSGVIVGILLVPQSIAYSLLANQDPIYGLYTSFFASIIYALLGTSRHISVGIFGVLCLLIGQVVDRELALAGYLPESSLSGNDSSVPLAGNDSGVVGCDQSCYAIAVGATVTFTAGIYQVLMGLLQVGFVSVYLSDSLLSGFATGASLTILTSQIKYLLGLKIPRPQGWFTLFKTWYGLLSNLGNTNVCDLITSLVCLAVLIPTKELNDRFKSKLKAPIPFELFVVIIATLASHFGHFNAKYGSGVAGVIPTGFLPPQMPMWSLIPNVAVDAFSIAIVGFAITVSLSEMFAKKHGYTVDANQEMYAIGFCNILPSFFHCFTSSAALTKTLVKESTGCQTQLSGLISALLLLLVLLVIAPLFYSLQKCVLAAIIVVNLRGALRKFTDIPCMWRANRIDAFIWLITMATSALVNTELGLLVGVLVSAFCVLGRTQRVQVLELGRAMTREHYEDLASYKGLQTHPDVAIFRYEAPIYYANQNLFKKSLYGCVGLDPVKEKSRCVKFQNSKRQEEAAGVPTSNSDEKEAEVPPAVTLMMNTASRQLRRVVIDCSAVLFLDTAGVNALKEVRKDYGELGVVVELAQCNTSVLDTLERGGYYSNQKGGNAGENRTIFFTIEDAVLHVQSPSTPNGDCDKS; from the exons ATGCTTCACGGGGAGGACAGCTGTGCGGCAGTAGAAGATGGCGGTGAGGAGGACCAGCACCGGCCTCTCATCCTGGAAAGGATTGAGAAGGAAACGGGAAGAACCTGGAGAACGGTTTTGTCGCAGCGGCTTAGGAAGCACTGCTCCTGCACGCCAGAGAAGGCCAAATCCAGAATCCTCAGCTTCTTCCCGGTTCTCCAGTGGCTGCCGCGCTACAAGCTCAGGGACTGGATCCTGGGGGACGCAATGTCAGGAGTGATTGTTGGAATCCTATTGGTTCCCCAGTCCATAGCCTACTCCTTATTGGCCAACCAGGATCCCATATACGGCCTGTACACGTCTTTCTTCGCTTCCATCATCTACGCCCTCCTGGGCACTTCCAGGCACATCTCAGTGGGGATTTTCGGAGTGCTCTGTCTGCTCATTGGCCAGGTGGTGGACAGGGAGTTGGCCCTGGCGGGATACCTCCCGGAGAGCAGCCTGAGTGGGAATGACAGCAGTGTCCCGTTGGCTGGGAATGACAGTGGCGTGGTGGGATGTGACCAGAGCTGCTATGCGATTGCCGTGGGGGCCACAGTTACCTTTACTGCCGGGATTTACCAG GTGCTAATGGGCCTTCTGCAGGTGGGCTTTGTGTCCGTCTACCTGTCGGACTCCCTCCTCAGCGGCttcgctacaggagcctccctCACCATCCTGACGTCTCAGATCAAGTACCTGCTGGGCCTGAAGATCCCACGTCCTCAGGGCTGGTTCACTCTGTTTAAGACGTGGTATGGCCTGCTGAGCAATCTCGGGAACACCAATGTGTGTGATCTCATCACCAGTCTGGTGTGTTTGGCGGTACTCATACCTACGAAGGAGCTCAATGACCGCTTCAAGTCCAAGCTGAAG GCTCCGATCCCATTCGAGCTCTTTGTGGTGATAATTGCCACGCTCGCATCTCACTTTGGCCATTTCAACGCCAAATACGGGTCGGGCGTGGCTGGGGTCATCCCCACAGGCTTCCTCCCTCCTCAAATGCCCATGTGGTCTCTGATCCCCAATGTGGCTGTCGACGCCTTTTCCATTGCCATCGTGGGATTTGCTATCACCGTCTCACTGTCGGAGATGTTCGCCAAGAAGCACGGCTACACGGTGGACGCCAACCAGGAGATGTATGCCATCGGGTTCTGCAATATCCTGCCGTCGTTCTTCCACTGCTTCACCAGCAGTGCCGCGCTGACCAAAACCCTCGTCAAGGAGTCAACCGGGTGCCAGACGCAGCTGTCGGggctgatcagcgctctcctcctgctgctggtgCTTCTGGTGATCGCGCCGCTCTTCTATTCCCTCCAGAA GTGTGTTCTTGCCGCCATCATCGTGGTAAACCTCCGTGGTGCTCTTCGAAAATTCACCGACATTCCCTGCATGTGGCGTGCCAACCGCATCGATGCCTTCATCTGGCTGATCACCATGGCAACCTCAGCGCTGGTCAACACAGAGCTGGGGCTCCTTGTGGGGGTTTTGGTGTCGGCTTTCTGTGTCCTGGGCAGAACTCAGCGGGTCCAGGTCCTGGAGCTCGGCCGGGCTATGACCAGGGAACATTACGAAGATCTGGCGTCCTACAAAGGCCTCCAAACCCACCCCGACGTGGCCATCTTTAGATACGAAGCGCCAATCTACTACGCTAACCAGAACCTGTTTAAAAAGTCTCTGTACGGGTGTGTAGGACTTGACCCTGTGAAGGAGAAGAGCCGCTGTGTCAAGTTCCAGAACAGCAAACGACAGGAAGAGGCAGCCGGAGTCCCGACAAGCAACTCTGACGAGAAAGAGGCCGAAGTGCCTCCAGCTGTCACCCTGATGATGAACACAGCCTCCCGTCAGTTACGCAGGGTAGTGATCGACTGCAGCGCTGTCTTGTTCCTGGACACTGCCGGAGTAAATGCTCTAAAGGAGGTCCGCAAGGATTACGGAGAGCTgggggtggtggtggagttggCTCAGTGCAACACCTCCGTGCTGGACACGCTGGAACGAGGAGGATACTACAGCAACCAAAAAGGAGGCAACGCAGGAGAGAACCGCACGATCTTCTTCACTATCGAAGATGCCGTCCTCCACGTCCAAAGCCCCAGCACTCCTAACGGAGACTGTGATAAGTCCTAA